The following nucleotide sequence is from Devosia salina.
GCCTTGATTGTTCATGCTCATGCCAGTTCCTCCGTCAGCGCGGCGCAGAGGGCCGCGATGTCGCCCTCGGTGGTCAACTCGGTCGCCGCCAGGATGATGAGGTTCTCGACCTCCGGATCACCGGGGAGGAGACGGCCGGCCGGGACGCCGGCCAGGATGCCGCGCTGGGCGAGCCGTTCGACAAGGGCGGCGGCCGGCTGGGTGACGCGAATGGTCATCTCGTTGAAGAAGGTCTTGTTGAGGACCGTGACGCCCGGCACGCCCTCGAGCGCATCGGCCAGCAGAATCGCGTTGGCGTGGTTGAGCCGCGCCAACCGGACGAAGCCCGCCTCGCCCAGAAGACCCATATGGATCGAGAAGGCCAGGGCGCAGAGACCCGAATTGGTGCAGATGTTGGACGTCGCCTTTTCGCGGCGGATATGCTGCTCGCGGGTGGACAGGGTCAGCACGAAGCCGCGATTGCCGTCGGCATCGACGGTCTCCCCGCAGAGCCGGCCCGGCATCTGGCGGATGAATTCCTTCTTGGTCGCCATCAGCCCCAGATACGGCCCGCCGAAATTGAGCGCATTGCCGATGGACTGGCCCTCGGCCACCACGATATCGGCGCCCAGCGCACCGGGAGCCTCCAGAAGCCCCAGCGACACCACTTCGGTGATGACCACGATCAGCAGCGCGCCCTTGGCATGGGCGGCTTCGGCTGCCGCCTCGACATTGCGCAGATGGCCGTAGAAATCCGGGGTCTGGATGACGATGGCGGCGGTGTCGCTGTCGATATGGTCGAGAATGTCGCCCTGGCCCTCGGGCGAGGGGGAGAGGCATTCGAGATGCGGGTCGTCCTTGAGATAGGCTTTGACCACGTCACGATAATGCGGGTGCAGGCCACCAGAGAGCACGATCTTGTTGCGGCGGGTGAGGCGCCGGGCCATCAGCACCGCCTCGGCGGTGCCGGTCGAGCCGTCATAGAGCGAAGCGTTGGCCACATCCATGCCGGTGATCTTGGCCACCTGGGTCTGGAATTCGAACAGCATCTGCAGGGTGCCCTGCGAGATTTCCGGCTGATAGGGCGTATAGGCCGTCAGCCATTCGGACCGCTGGATCAAGTGATCGACCGTGGCCGGCACGTGATGGCGATAGGCGCCGGCACCGACAAAGAACGGGCCATCGCCCGCCGCGTGGTTCTGGTTGGCAAGGGCACGCATATGCGCCTCGACCAGGAATTCGGGGCTGTGGGCGGGCAGGTCGAGCTCGAAGCTCTTCAGCGCCGATTTCGGCACGGCGGAGAACAGCGCGTCGATATCGCTGGCGCCGATCACGCCGAGCATGTCGGCGCGTTCGTGGTCGGAATGGGGAAGGTAGCGCATGATTATTTCGTCAGATCCGCATAGGCCGCGTCATCGAGAAGGCCATCGACCTCGCCAGCATCGGCAATGGCGATCTTGAACATCCAGCCGCCCGCTTCGGGGTCGGCGTTGACGAGGCCCGGTTCGCCGGTCAGCGCCTCATTGACCTCAGTCACGGTGCCCGCCACGGGGGCGTAGATTTCCGAGGCGGCCTTGACGCTTTCGACCACGGCGGCCTCGTCGCCCTTCTTGAGCACCTTGCCCACGCTGGGCAGTTCGACAAAGACGATGTCACCCAGCTGCTCCTGGGCATAATTGGTAATGCCGACAACGCCGGTGGTGCCGTCGACGCGGATATATTCGTGATCGGGGGTGAACTTGGTGGTCATGGGAAGGGCCTCAGGCTGACTTGCGGAAATAGCGATGGGGGACGAACGGGGTGGGCACGATCTCGGCCGGCTGGGCGCGGCCGCGCACCGAGACCTGAAGCTTGTTGCCGATGGCGGCATGGTCGGGCGGGACAAAGCCCAGCGCAATGGCCTTCCCCAACGAGGGCGCAAAGCCGCCGCTGGTGACGACGCCAATGGCCGTGCCGGATGCATCGAGGATTTCGGCGCCTTCACGGGCGGGAGCGCCGTCGACGATCAGGCCGACACGCTTGCGGGCAAGCTTGCCCTCGCGCTCGGCCAGGATGCGGCTGGCGCCCGGGAAGTCGGCGGCTTCGCGGCGGCGCTTGGAGACGGCAAAGCCGAGATCGGCTTCGATGGGGGAGGTGGTTTCGTCGAGGTCGTGGCCGTAGAGCGGCAGGCCCGCTTCGAGTCGGAGGCTGTCGCGTGCGCCCAGGCCGATGGGCTTGACGCGAGGATCGACCAGCAATTCATCCCACAGCGCCACGGCCATGTGGTTGGACACAAGAATTTCGAACCCGTCCTCGCCGGTATAGCCGGAGCGGGAAATGGTAACGGGCACGCCATTCCAGTCGAATTCACGCACCTGCATGAAGCCCAGCTGGGTGGCGTCGGGAACCAGCGTCGCCATGACATCGACGGCTTCTGGCCCTTGTAGGGCCAGGAGACCGTCATCGTCCACGCGCCGCAGGTCGGCCTTGTCACCAGCGGCCGCCGCGATCAGCGCGAAGTCACCGTCCTTGGTTCCGGCATTGACCACGACATAAAGCGTGCCGGGGCTGTCGGCGAGCCGGCCGACCATGAGGTCGTCAATAGCGCCGCCCTTGTCGTTGAGCAGCAGCGTGTAGCGCATCTGTCCGGGCTTCAAGCCGGCAATGTCGCCACAGATCAGGGGCTCGATCACGGCGGCGATCGCGGCGTGGTCCGCCTCCGGGTCGCCGCTGGGGGCGTTGAGGCTGAGAAAGCTCGGGCCCATATGGCTGACATCGAACAGGCCCGCCTGTTCGCGGGTCCATTTGTGCTCGGCCATGATGCCGCTGGGATATTGCACGGGGAGCGCATAGCCGCCGAACGGCACGATGCGGCCACCGGCCGTTACATGACGCTCATAGAGCGGGGTTTGCTTGAGGTCTTCGGAACTGGCTTCGGCCATGGGCACCACTCGGGTTCAAAGGCGACACGACAAGGCTCCGCCCTATGGCGGAAAATGCGTGCCCCCTCTGTCCTTGCCCTGAGAGATTTCCCGGCTGAGCGCCGGTTGCTCCTTCGGAGAGGCTATCAAGCCTGCTTTCCAGAGTGTTTGACCTGACTGCGGTCCGTTGGCCTGAGAGTTTCCGGGGCGGTTGCTCCTTCGGCGCTGGCGCCAAGGCCAGTCTCTCCCGCAGTCGAGCGCACCATGGTGGAGATTCACCGGGGCGTCAATCTCGGTGCGTGACTCTACATCGATGAAATGTGTCTTGGTGGGCGAGTGAGCCGGCAGGCACAAGATCGGAGTTTCAGTCAGGCCACTCCATCACCCAAGTCGTAAAGGTAAAGCGTGGTCTGTCCGGGAAAGCTATCGGCCC
It contains:
- the gcvPA gene encoding aminomethyl-transferring glycine dehydrogenase subunit GcvPA, translated to MRYLPHSDHERADMLGVIGASDIDALFSAVPKSALKSFELDLPAHSPEFLVEAHMRALANQNHAAGDGPFFVGAGAYRHHVPATVDHLIQRSEWLTAYTPYQPEISQGTLQMLFEFQTQVAKITGMDVANASLYDGSTGTAEAVLMARRLTRRNKIVLSGGLHPHYRDVVKAYLKDDPHLECLSPSPEGQGDILDHIDSDTAAIVIQTPDFYGHLRNVEAAAEAAHAKGALLIVVITEVVSLGLLEAPGALGADIVVAEGQSIGNALNFGGPYLGLMATKKEFIRQMPGRLCGETVDADGNRGFVLTLSTREQHIRREKATSNICTNSGLCALAFSIHMGLLGEAGFVRLARLNHANAILLADALEGVPGVTVLNKTFFNEMTIRVTQPAAALVERLAQRGILAGVPAGRLLPGDPEVENLIILAATELTTEGDIAALCAALTEELA
- the gcvH gene encoding glycine cleavage system protein GcvH gives rise to the protein MTTKFTPDHEYIRVDGTTGVVGITNYAQEQLGDIVFVELPSVGKVLKKGDEAAVVESVKAASEIYAPVAGTVTEVNEALTGEPGLVNADPEAGGWMFKIAIADAGEVDGLLDDAAYADLTK
- the gcvT gene encoding glycine cleavage system aminomethyltransferase GcvT, encoding MAEASSEDLKQTPLYERHVTAGGRIVPFGGYALPVQYPSGIMAEHKWTREQAGLFDVSHMGPSFLSLNAPSGDPEADHAAIAAVIEPLICGDIAGLKPGQMRYTLLLNDKGGAIDDLMVGRLADSPGTLYVVVNAGTKDGDFALIAAAAGDKADLRRVDDDGLLALQGPEAVDVMATLVPDATQLGFMQVREFDWNGVPVTISRSGYTGEDGFEILVSNHMAVALWDELLVDPRVKPIGLGARDSLRLEAGLPLYGHDLDETTSPIEADLGFAVSKRRREAADFPGASRILAEREGKLARKRVGLIVDGAPAREGAEILDASGTAIGVVTSGGFAPSLGKAIALGFVPPDHAAIGNKLQVSVRGRAQPAEIVPTPFVPHRYFRKSA